Genomic window (Helianthus annuus cultivar XRQ/B chromosome 3, HanXRQr2.0-SUNRISE, whole genome shotgun sequence):
ATGAGATAAGTGTTATCTTATTGGCAAAAAACCTTTGGATGATAACACAAACTCAATCAAAATGTGTATGTAGGATCAATTAAAAAGTGCTTGTTTTGGGAGTAATTTAGTTTTAGGTTAAATCAATTAAATAGTAACAcacttttacttttattttaaatttttacaTGTACTCATTTTAATTCTAGTAGTCTATACAGTTTTGAGTTCTAGTAGCCTATAAAGTTTTGAGGTCGTGTTATTATAAACATAAATATTTTTTGACATGATAACATATAAAGTGATGGCATGATGTACAAGTGCCTCATGTATATGTTTCCGTTGTATATTATGAATTTATGAGGGTATTTGGTTAACTGTGGATTACCTACAAGCATCTGCCAAGAGCGAACAAAGGCCTTTAAGGGATTGGGTTCAACACAAACTTACCATTTGCATTCGTCTAGTTTGTAAAGTAGCTCTTTCACTTTTTATTCTACTGATCAGCCATTATACCAGTTCATAGGTTTTGGCTATTTGTGTGTGTGCGCGCATAGACTCTAAATGATGATAGACTCGCAACAACTTAACCATAACTAGTTAAGTTCTCCTTGTTTATATAAGGCGGATTTTGTATAAAagataaaaaatcataaaaatgtcGAGACGTAATATTGACTCTTCAATTCTTCATCAAGGCAAATCAATAATTAAAACGTTATTGTTGCAATTTCATAATTAACTGGAAGTTAGTTATGGCTAAAAGGGAAAAAAATAAACACAAAACTAATTTTGAATATATACAGTTTTCTTTTTAAACATAAACATGGAAACTAATTTTGAATATATAAAGATTTAACTTTGAGTAAATAACACTTTGTGTCCTTTAAGTATAGTAGGAATTCTAAAACGTGTCCTTTAAAATATTTAATTTCAGTTTACGTCCAAAAATCGCATGTTATATAACACCTTACATCCTTTTCACCAAACTGAGTTGAATATGTTAAAGGCCATGTTTCAGAATTCCTGATATACTTATAGGACACAAAGGGTTATTTACTCTTTAACTTTTTATTTGCTTTATcctagggatgagcatttggtactgggtaccggtaccgaaccgtaccgggtatattcggtatcagtactcatttttcacatttttcggtaccggtactggtaccgaaccggtatattcggtaccggtactgatACCCACTTTTCCCGTTTTTCGGTatcggtactttcggtaccgATATCGTCGGTACTGAACGGGTACCGTGCTTATCCCTACTTTATCCACTTCACCTGCTCTATGCATAAAAAGTTGGTATGCATCCTTTGTTCTTTAGCTCATAAATGGTATTTTCAACACAATTATTATCAAATATAGATAAGTAAACCTTAACCAATACAAGTGCTCTAGTGGTGGCCACATGTATTTAAGTTTCACCTATGGCGGGTCCGAATGAATTTTCTTCTctaggtctcaagttcgagtctgggtgattgggatttctcattgaggggtttaaattggggatctattgtgcgaggggaCTCTCTAGCAcagacccggttaagacaacgtatgctagacctcccaAATTCgtgaataattcacacctttcaaaaaaaaaaaaaaaatagataagtaaaccttaggtaaattaccaaactACCATCACTTAAATGTCAACTAATTTGGTATTAGTGATGACTTTGGTGTTGCCTAATCTCTAGTAGATTACCACAAACCCACTTACCCCAAACCAAACTCCAAACCCAAATGGACACACAAAGAGCCAAGAGCATATTTTGGAACCTTATCCATCTAGACAACATTAAATATTATGTGTTTAAATGTAACTGTTAAGTGTAGAATCACATAGGGGTGTGTGCATATGTGGCCCCAAAAATGGAAGTCTTTTTGGAACACCTGCAAATCAAAAGGGTGGTTGACTTTCTGGAAAACTTTTAAATGTGAAATCATAAAGTATGCCAATAGGAAAAAGTCAAAATCATTGACCTCCTCCCTGGCTTTGTACCTAATGTCGTTTTCTTCCTCTTTGGCTTCAAATTACCGAACAATTCCACAGGACATATTGGTTGACCTGCCAAAGAATTTGACTTGGTTGTGGGTTAAAAGTTTAAACAAAAGTATATGTTTGTTAAACACGAAAACTAATCAAGTATAACCAAAATATGCCTCTAAATCAAGTTGGGATTTAAAATAAAGTGAAGGATGATAAGACTTCCATTATTACTTTATTGAAACATTAGTATAATTCAATGAATGTTTATCATTTGAGTCAATCATTAATCGATACGAAATATTTCATTTCCAGGTCCACAAGTTAAAGTCATCGGTTTTTGGTTTGGTTAATCGTTTGAAGCTTTGCGTATAGTCGTGGAAATGGTTTTAGTTTTTGGTTTTGCTCGAAAGATGAGCTCTAAATGTCATAAACGTATTATGATTTGTTGAATTATGAACATATCATATTAAATTAGTTTAAAGACGTATGAATGATGAATCCATATCAATAACGCAAAAGTAGGCTATTTGCGTTGGTATATGCCGCCTTGTTAAAATTTGAGTTTCAATGTTATATAAGGGTgatctaaaaacaaaaacaaaaaacacaaaagaatgaAATCTATTATTTGCAAAATAATTctttattactaataataatgtGATCAAAATCAAGAACTCTTGATGAACTAGAATACTCTAAACTCATATAATCTTCATCTACAACTAAGCTTTCAATCTCTTCTACATCATCTACATTCGAATCCGAAAACGTAAAATCGCCATATTCAACATTCATTTCCTCGATCCGATTACTCCTAACCGCGATCCACTCATCTTCATCGTCCCAATCGGGCAAACCCGAACTCGAAGGAGTAGCTTCAACCAATTGCCTTATCCTCTCCACCGGACCCTCACCAGAGAAACCAACCACCCGGGTCACTACCGGGGAAGCATCCGACACCGGTAAAGATTCCCAAAAACCTTGATCCAATATACTTGTAGGAGAATCTCTAGTTTCACAACTCAAATTCAAACTCCTAACAAATGGGTGTTGCAAAAGTTCTTTAACTATCCACCTTTCTTTAGCATCTTTCTTCAAACACTTAGCCAAAAAATCTTTGCCATCCTCCGGCAAACACTTAGGAATCTCCGGCACGTCACCGGAATATCCAATTCTATACAAACCAGAAACCGGATCATTAACCTCCGGCCATGCGTTAAACCCGGTTGCCATTTCAATCACCGAACACCCAAGAGCCCATACATCAGCCGGAAACCCCTGTTCTTCACCTCTTGCAACCTCCGGCGCCATAAAAACCGGTGTACCGGAAAATTTAAAATCTCTTTTTCCAACATCATTTTCCGCAAACTTTGCACACCCCAAATCACCAATTTTCACACCCTCTTCACATATTAATAAATTCTGGCATTTAATATCACAAtgcacaatattattattatgaaGATAATCCAACCCGAGTAGAACTTGATGAGTATAAAACCGGATCAAACAATCATCAAGTGACCCTCCAAGTTTCTTGATCATGTCGGAGATTGTGCCGCCGGTGGCATACTCCATGAAGAGATTATACGTGGGTTTGTTGTGGTGATAATTGATGTCAAATCCCAtgtatttgattatgtttttggAGGATAATTGGGATAGAAAGTGTTGTTCTTTTTGTAGGAATTGTGAGGTGGAGAGGTCGGTGGATTTGACGGCGAAGAGGTCGCCGGAGGAGGTGGTGGCGACGGAGACGGTGGCGGAAGATCCCCGGCCGATTATTGGGCCTCTTTTCCATTCCATTGTAGAGAGAGAAGgttgaagtgtgtgtgtgtgtgtgattgttGGCTGTGATTATGGGCAGAAGAGATGTGtgtgatatatatataaacacaacATAAACACATGTTACAATGTGGTTTGATTTTTATACAGTTGGGGTCTTTTTTTGggattttaatattttatatagATTATTGACCAAATTAAATCATACTATAGAATGTGATATGGAGGCTATTTTTCCAATTGACTTAAgtatatattaatttattataatttactTAAGTATGTATTTAGTTTTGttataaattttgaaaagaaagtATCTGATTACAGAatgcttttatttatttattattatttatttttgtggGAAAAAACACAATGTTAGCAGATCATATTCATCATTGGATACATTTTATAGTTAAAATTGGTATAAGTGAAATTCACTTAATGTTTGGTAGTCACCATGTTTAAAATCGTTAGACACTTCTTTATGGGTTTACGAAGTCATTGTTAATGTGGCCACGCTACCTTTTAATGGGCAGAACACCGCGCCGCATCGTTAACGGTGGTTGTTAATGGGTGAGCCGGTTAATATGTTGGCGACGTTAAGAGAGACAGAGATGTTGGGGAGTGGGGTCAGCTAGTTAAACTAGCCGTTGGGTCGGGTGGGAACTTGGGTTGGgtttcaaataaaacaataataataataataataataataataataataataataataataataataataatataactaataataataataataataataataattaatttagTTAACCTACAACACCTAGTTAACGAACAATTTAGTTAAAGGAACTGTGTTGAGTTGACGATGATGTGGAAACACTTTTTCTTAGTTAATGGAAATATAAGTTAACCTATAACACACGATCTTAACAAAGTAAAGTAATACAGATGAAGGTATATTAATGTGGGTTCTTGGAGAGATTTGTGGCCTCTAGGAAAACTGAGGTGGAAGGAGAGAAGGATGACATAGTTTCTAGGGTGAAAGTTCGTGTGGATGGATTGCTCGTGGAGAAGAGAGAGGATGAACGTAAGAGGAGAGGAATCGTGTTCGTTTGTGAGAGTTTGAGGTAGAGATGGGATCGATAAGTGCACGTACTTGTACGGAACCGAAAACACAAATATCGAATTTGAACAAAAATTGATAACGAATATCGTACCAATATATTGGTACGGTACCGCTATCGGTACAGCCGTACATGTATTAGTACCGATATTTGAGTGCGGTACCCACTTTAGTACCACTTTGGTTTTTAGTTTTTGAGCACTTCATTCATTTTGGTATCAAGGCTCATACGAGTACCAAATAGGCTAAATCGGTACAAGTACCAACCAATAAGGTATGAATATCAAATAGAATAAATCAGTACGTGTACCGGTATTCAAGAAACCAATAGAAATTTAAAGCATAGCATCAAATTCATTATTTTTACTAAAAAAGTACCGGTACCAATACCATACCAAAATTCTTAAAGTTAATTGTTATATTAGGTTTTACCTTACCAAAATTCTTAAAGTTAATTGCTATTTTAGGTTTTACCTTTTTTTATCAAATGGTAAATAAACTCATAACTAATTTAATTTGGTACTCAAATTTACTTGTGTAACTTATGAATAATTACATACCAATATAATAGACACTAAGGTTTAAATGATTTTTATTATGGAGAAAGTGACTTTAATCAAATAATAATGAAACTTGTTTATATCaaatatttttattataataaacaAAAAGAATAAAAACCTTAGTTATAACAACCTTAGATCGGAAAGTTCTGATGGACGTAATATCCTCCTTAGTCATGCCAAACTTGTTTTTTTTAAGAATAAACGATACAAGAAAAACTCTCAACTACATAAGATTTAACATACATACTTTATTCATTCTTAGACTAGGTTTCTTAATTAAATCATCATGTAATGATTCAAACAAGGTTAATGTTCGGAGGTTGTGTTTGTTGATATTCGTATTTTGATTGGGTTTAGTGTTTAAATTTATTTCCATCTAAGGCTGAACGGTATGGTGACGGAGGGGGATGAAGACGGGGGGCGGGATGGGGTGTGCCGGGCGTCGTCGAGAAGAAAGGAAGGGGACCCACCTGTTTGCTCCGTCGCGAACGTCTAAATGTGAACGATGGGGACGGGACGGAGGGGGGCGTGGAGGGACGATAGGGACGTGGCGTCGCCGGGGCTGAGGACGGCCCATACCGTCCAGCCTAAAAATCTTATAAGCTTTTATCTTTTAGTATACTTATATCGTTTTTGTAAGCTAGTTTAGGTTGACGGGCGTGTATAATTCAAGTCTATATACGAGTAATCCAACATAAATCATGCAGTCTAATTTGGTTAATCCAAGTTCGACTGACGTCAATTTTACCGTAATATGTTAAATTTCTCTTAAAACATCATATTCAACTTTCTAAGTAAAAAATACCAAAAGGCTTGTGACCTAGCGCTGTCAACGTATTATATAGTGGATTTATAGTCCTGTGGTGGACAAATGTGTCGACATACTAGTAGGTATAGAGGGTGTGATTTAGTCTGTTATGTGTGGTTATTTAGCATGTCATATAAAATCAactaatacataaatattaaccTTTTTAATAACACAGAGCGTGAAATTGCAAAATGTGAAATGATATAAAATCAAAATCACTTACTAGTTGTGAAAAACATATTGTCTTTCTCATAATCGATTACGTATGATTATGTAGCATCTCATATCATTTTAATTTTCTGTAAGTAATACATTTTATGCATGTCATGTCTTGCTATTTAATACGTTTTTGTTTTTCTCACAATCGTTTATGTATGGTTATGTAGCATCTCATATTATTTCAGTTTTCTATAAGTAATACATTTTATGCATGTCATGTCCTGCTATTTAGTACGTTCTTGCTACTTCAAAACAACAGGGACGGGTATTGTTTAGCGAACGGAAAGATGTAACACCCCAACTAATGATGGAAACATCAATTGATTAAACATagatttttttatgaattttAGCGTAAAGTGTCGTATAAAAATTACTGTTTTGCCCTTGTGGTGATCTAGGATTTTTCATGAATATTATGTAAACATTTAGCCTCAATAAAATTACACCAAGATACCAGGACATATTTGAATGTCTCATAAAATCTTCAAAATTTAATTCATTATTTTCTATTTTAACAAAATCCACAAAACTGGTCTACTAATTGGATTCGAACTGAAGTTGTTGGAATGTTTTATTAACATTCTAACTTGCTTCAAATTAACCTATTATGATGTTTATATGATGGAAAGGTATAATTAACATCATCTATCATTAATAATAATTTGAACCTTTAAGTGTGAGAATCATTTACCAATCTTAACAATGCTTATCGATTCATTTAACATAGTCCTTATACGTGAATCATGTTTGTAGCTTTTGCGTAGGACGAATCCTTATTGAACTTAGTGAACCTATTTGGAGCCATCTTCGCAACCCATGAGTTTTACATAGCCCCTTTTTTCTATATTAATTATTTGGGGTGAAACGTGTAGCTAAATAATAACTATCTACAACAATTCACGTTTATGTCTCTACTTGTTATTATTAAACATCTTGTCTTAAACTTGCATTGGTGCACCAACTATTGAACTGGTACAATCATTAACTTTGATTAATCCAAAGGTAGTAAGTTATAGCGCTATAGGTCTGACAAACTCATCCCAAATAACTAGGGATGATTGAAATAACAACTATGTAACTAAGGTTAACTCGTGGAGTTGAACCCAACTATGTCACTAAGAGTTAATTGTGCACCTTGT
Coding sequences:
- the LOC110929678 gene encoding mitogen-activated protein kinase kinase kinase 18 — translated: MEWKRGPIIGRGSSATVSVATTSSGDLFAVKSTDLSTSQFLQKEQHFLSQLSSKNIIKYMGFDINYHHNKPTYNLFMEYATGGTISDMIKKLGGSLDDCLIRFYTHQVLLGLDYLHNNNIVHCDIKCQNLLICEEGVKIGDLGCAKFAENDVGKRDFKFSGTPVFMAPEVARGEEQGFPADVWALGCSVIEMATGFNAWPEVNDPVSGLYRIGYSGDVPEIPKCLPEDGKDFLAKCLKKDAKERWIVKELLQHPFVRSLNLSCETRDSPTSILDQGFWESLPVSDASPVVTRVVGFSGEGPVERIRQLVEATPSSSGLPDWDDEDEWIAVRSNRIEEMNVEYGDFTFSDSNVDDVEEIESLVVDEDYMSLEYSSSSRVLDFDHIIISNKELFCK